Sequence from the Nocardioides exalbidus genome:
GAGGAGGACCTTCCGTCGGTCGCGCAGCAGGTCGGCGAAGCCGCCGACCTTCCGCCACGCGGCGAGGACCACGACCATCGTCAGCAGCGACCAGAGCAGCCGGTGCGCGAGGATCTCGACGGCACCGCCCGGCTCGAGCAGCGCCCAGTAGACCGGGAGGGTGCCCCAGAGGAGGTAGGCCAGCGCTCCGAGCACGAGTCCGCGACGGTTCTCTGGCACTCCGGGAGTGTAGGGCCGCGACGTCGCCTAGCATGGACGCGTCTCCGGGGTCGGGACCCCGGGGAGGTCAGCACGTCATCGTCTCTCGAGGGGGAAACACCATGCGGGTCTTCCGCACCGTCCTGGCAGCGTTCGTCGCTGCGCTGCTCGCCACCGTCGCGCTCAGCACCGGAGCCACCGCCGGCTCTGCGCCGAAGCGCATCATCGAGGAGCGGCCCCCGGGCGACCACCAGGTCTCCTACAACGCCTTCAAGCTGCGCGGCACGGTCATGGAGCCGCAGGTCGACGGCACGCTCCTGCCCTACGTCGGCAAGGTGAAGATCCTCAAGAAGGCCTGCGGGAAGTGCAAGTGGAAGACGGTCAAGAAGATCAAGACCAACGACCGCGGCGTCTTCAAGACCCGGATCTTCGCGCCCGAGAAGGGCCGCTGGAAGTGGCGCTCGAAGGTCGACAGCTCCAGCGGCTTCGGCAACACCAAGGGCAAGGTCTGGACGCTCTACTTCGACTGACCACCCGAGCGAGCCGCTGACCCGCAGGGGTCAGAGGATCGTCCAGGTGTCACCGCCGCCGATCAGCGCCGCCAACCGGGCGGACTGGTCGGCGGTGCCGTTCCCGGCCGAGGCCTGGCTGGCCGCGGTGACCTGCTCGCGCGCCGCGTCGTCGTACGTCGTCCGCTGCACCTGGCGGAAGATGCCGATGGGCGTCTGGTTGAGGTAGCCCATGTCGGTCAGCCGGGAGATCGCGAAGGCCTGCGACGGGTCGGCGTTGTGGGCGTCGTGGACCAGCAGCTGCTCGGCCGGCACGTCGGCGGTGTCGACGATCGCGACCCCGCCCGAGGCGTTGTCGCGCACGAGGCCCCGGGTGCCTGCCGAGAACGTGATCGGCTCGCCGTGCACCAGCGGGATGATCGCGTCGCCCTTGGTGTCGGGCGACTTGATCGCGTCGAAGGCGCCGTCGTTGAAGATGGGGCAGTTCTGGTAGATCTCGACGAGCGAGGTGCCGCGGTGGGCGGCGGCCGCGGCGAGGACCGCGGTGAGGTGCTTGCGGTCGGAGTCGATGGTGCGGGCGACGAAGGACGCCTCCGCACCGAGCGCCAGCGAGACGGGGTTGAACGGGTGGTCGACCGAGCCCATCGGCGTGGACTTGGTGACCTTGCCGGCCTCGGAGGTGGGGGAGTACTGGCCCTTGGTGAGGCCGTAGATGCGGTTGTTGAACAGCAGGATCGTCATGTTGACGTTGCGGCGCAGGGCGTGGATGAGGTGGTTGCCGCCGATGGAGAGGGCGTCGCCGTCGCCGGTGACGACCCACACCGAGAGGTCCTCGCGGGCCGTGGCGATGCCGGTGGCGATGGAGGGCGCGCGTCCGTGGATGGAGTGCATGCCGTAGGTGTCGAGGTAGTAGGGGAACCGGCTGGAGCAGCCGATGCCGCTGACGAAGACGATGTTCTCGCGGCGCAGCCCGAGGTCGGGGAGGAAGGACTGGACGGCCTTGAGCACGGCGTAGTCGCCGCACCCGGGGCACCAGCGGACCTCCTGGTCGGAGGTGAAGTCCTTGCCGGTCTGCGGCTCGTCGGTGGTGGGCACGTTCTCGGTGCCGGACCGCAGGCCGGGGAGGCCGAGGTCGGCCGGGACGGAGGTCGTCATCAGATGTGCTCCTTCTGGGTGGGCTCGCCCCACACGCCGAGATCGATGTCGATGCCCTCCGCCTGGCCGACGAGCTCGCCGATCGCGTGCGCGAGCTCGGTCGCCTTGAGCGGCAGCCCGCGGACGTGGTTATAGCCGACGGCGTCGACGAGGTACTTCGCGCGCAGCAGGAGGGAGAGCTGGCCGAGGTTCATCTCGGGCACGAGCACCTTGTCGTAGCCCGTCAGCACCTCGCCGAGGTTGCTCGGGAACGGGTTGAGGTGGCGCAGGTGTGCCTGCGCGACGTGGTAGCCGGCCTTCCGGACGCGGCGTACGCCGGCACCGATGGGACCGTAGGTCGAGCCCCAGCCCAGCACGAGGACCTTCGCCTCGCCGGAGGGGTCGTCGACCTCGACGGGCGGGATCGTGTCGGCGATCCGGTCGACCTTGGCCTGGCGGGTGCGGACCATGAAGTCGTGGTTGGCCGGGTCGTAGGAGATGTTGCCGTGCCCGTCGCCCTTCTCGAGGCCGCCGATGCGGTGCTCGAGGCCCGGCGTGCCGGGGATCGCCCACGGCCGCGCGAGGGTCGCCTCGTCGCGGAGGTAGGGCCAGAACTCGGCGTCCTCCCCTGAGCCGTGGTTCTTCTCGGTCGCGAAGTCCGGGTCGATCACGGGGAGCTCGTCGACAGTGGGCACGCGCCACGGCTCGGAGCCGTTGGCGAGGTAGCCGTCGGAGAGCAGCAGCACGGGGGTGCGGTAGGTGACCGCGATGCGGGTCGCCTCGACCGCGGCGGCGAAGCAGTCGCCGGGCGACTGGGGCGCCACGATCGGCACCGGCGCCTCGCCGTTGCGGCCGAACATCGCCTGCAGCAGGTCGGCCTGCTCGGTCTTGGTCGGCAGGCCGGTCGAGGGGCCGCCGCGCTGCACGTCGACCACGACGAGCGGGAGCTCGGTCATCACCGCGAGGCCGATGGCCTCCGACTTCAGCGCCACGCCGGGGCCGGACGTGGAGGTCACGCCGAGGTGACCGGCGTACGACGCACCGATGGCGGCGCCGACGCCGGCGATCTCGTCCTCGGCCTGGAACGTCGTGACGCCGAAGGACTTGTGCTTCGAGAGCTCGTGGAGGATGTCGGAGGCCGGGGTGATCGGGTAGGTCCCCAGGAACACCGGGAGCCCGGACTGCACACTGCCGGCGACCAGGCCGTAGGCCAGGGCGAGGTTGCCGGTGATGTTGCGGTAGGTGCCGGGCGGCATGACCGCCGGCTTGATCTCGTACTGGACGGCGAAGGTCTCGGTGGTCTCGCCGAAGTTCCAGCCGGCCGTGAAGGCGGCGAGGTTGGCGTCGCGGATGTCGGGCACCTTGGCGAAGCGCTTGCCGAGGAACGTGGTCGTCGGGTCGGTCGGGCGGCCGTACATCCACGACAACAGACCGAGGGCGAACATGTTCTTGGCGCGCGAGGCGTCCTTGCGGGAGAGCCCGAAGTCCTTGACCGCCTCGATCGTCATGCCCGTGAGGTCGACCGGGTGGACGGCGTAGGCGTCGAGGGTGTCGCCGTCGAGCGGGTTGTCCTGGTAGCCGGCCTTGGACAGGTTGCGCGCGGTGAAGTCATGGGTGTCGACGATGATCGTCGCGCCCTTGTGGAGGTCGCCGAGGTTGGCGCGAAGCGCGGCCGGGTTCATCGCGACGAGCACGTCGGGGGCATCGCCGGCGGTGAGGATGTCGTGGTCGGCGAAGTGCACCTGGAACGAGGAGACGCCCGGGAGCGTGCCCTGGGGTGCGCGGATCTCGGCCGGGAAGTTGGGGAGGGTCACCAGGTCGTTGCCGAAAGCGGCGGTCTCCTGGGTGAACCGGTCGCCGGTGAGCTGCATGCCGTCGCCCGAGTCGCCGGCGAACCGGATGATGACGCGGTCGAGCTGCTTGACCTCTTTCTCTGCTGCTACCACAAGGGGAGACGATAGCCGTCGGTCCCTCGTCGCCCGGGCGTTCCTGCCCTGTGGGACGGACGCGTTCGTCCCACCATCCGAGACGCGAGCCGATGGCATCCCCGCGGGCGTCGGCACGGTTCCGCAGGCCGATGACCTGCCCTTTTGTTAGTTGGCCTCACGAATCACGCCGGGGTAATTGGTAAGGACATCTAACGAACCCCTTGTGACCCGGCTCACGGAGTCCCTACGGTCGAACGACCGGGCGCACCGCGCCCTTCGATCTCGGGAGGATCCATGTTGTCCACGCTCGCCCCTCGATCCCGGAGAGGACGTGTCGCCGGCCTGCTGGCCGGGGCCGTCGCGTCCGCGGTCCTGCTGCCGTTCGCGCTCGCCGCGCCGGCCTCCACGCTGGCCCCGGCCGGCTCCACCGCGGCCGCCGCGTGCGCCGGCACGGCCTGGACGTCTGCCGCGACCTACACCGGCGGCGCCGAGGTCACCCACGGCGGCCACAACTGGCGCGCGAAGTGGTGGACCCAGGGCGAGACCCCCGGCACGACCGGCGAGTGGGGCGTGTGGCAGGACCTCGGTGCCTGCGGCGGCACGACGACCCCGCCGACGACCCCGCCCACCACGACCCCGCCGACGACCCCGCCGACGACCAACCCGCCCACGACGGGTCCGGGCGGCAAGAAGGTGATCGGCTACTTCACCAACTGGGGCACCTATGCCCGCAACTTCCACGCCAAGAACCTCGACACCAACGGCTCGGCGTCCAAGCTGACCCACATCCTCTACGCCTTCGGCAACGTCCAGAACGGCCGCTGCACCATCGGTGACTCCTACGCCGACTACGAGAAGGCCTACACCGCCGACCAGAGCGTCGACGGTGTCGCCGACACGTGGGACCAGGACCTCCGCGGCAACTTCAACCAGCTGCGCAAGCTCAAGGCGAAGTACCCCCACCTCAAGGTCATCTGGTCGTTCGGCGGCTGGACCTGGTCGGGCGGCTTCACCCAGGCCGCGCAGGACCCGGCCGCCTTCGCCTCGTCGTGCCACGACCTCGTCGAGGACCCGCGCTGGGCGGACGTCTTCGACGGCATCGACATCGACTGGGAGTACCCCAACGCCTGCGGCCTCACCTGCGACAGCAGCGGCAACCAGGCCTTCCCGCGACTGATGCAGGCGCTGCGGGGCGAGTTCGGCAGCGACCTCGTCACCGCGGCCATCACCGCGGACGGCACGAGCGGCGGCAAGATCGAGGCGGGCGGGTACGACGCGGCGGCGCAGTACGTCGACTGGTACATGCCGATGACCTACGACTACTTCGGCGCCTTCGCGGCGCAGGGCCCGACCGCACCGCACTCGCCGCTGTCGTCCTACCCCGGCATCCCGACCAACGGATTCGACTCGAGCACCGCGATCGCCAAGCTCAAGCAGCTCGGCATCCCGTCCTCGAAGCTGCTGCTCGGTATCGGCTTCTACGGCCGCGGCTGGACCGGCGTCACCCAGGACGCCCCCGGCGGCTCGGCCACCGGCCCGGCTCCCGGCACCTACGAGCAGGGCATCGAGGACTACAAGGTCCTCAAGAACACCTGCCCGGCCACCGGCACCGTCGGCGGGACGGCGTACGCCAAGTGTGGCAACCAGTGGTGGAGCTACGACACCCCCGCCACGATCGGCACCAAGATGGCCTACGCCAACGACCAGGGCCTGGCCGGTGCGTTCTTCTGGGAGCTGTCGGGCGACACGTCCAACGGCGAGCTGATCACGGCCGTGAGCAACGGCCTGAACTGACGCACGACTGACGCACGGACACGCCGCTCGGGACGGCGTACGACGGGCCGGGGGCGGTGAACGCCTCCGGCCCGTCGGTGCGTCCGGCGCCCGTCCGGGCGTGGCCGCGCGGACCGGTCTGGACAGGTGAGCCACGACACGGTGGATCAATGTCAGCCCGGTCCATAAAGTCATGTATGTTTCTCGACATTGCTCACCGATCAAGAAAGTCGAGTACCCCTCATGCAGAACCGTTCACGTGCCGCTCTTGCGGCCGCCCTGGTCGGTGCCCTCGCCACCCTGTCCGCCTGCGGTGGCGGTTCGGGCTCGGGCAGTGACGACAGCACCGCGCTCCGCCTGAGCGGGTTCTCGATCCTCGAGACGGCCAACGAAGGCATCTTCGAGGACTTCCAGGCCACCGACGAGGGTGCGGACGTCGAGTTCGAGCCGTCCTACGGCGCCTCGGGCGACCAGAGCCGCGCCGTGGCCGACGGTTCCAAGGCCGACGTCGTGCACTACTCGCTCGAGACCGACATCACCCGTCTCGTCGACGCCGGCATCGTCGCCGACGACTGGAAGGACAACGCGACCAACGGGATCGCGACCTCCTCGGTCGTCGTGTTCGTCGTCCGCAGCGGCAACCCGGACAACATCACCTCCTGGGACGACCTGGTGAAGCCGGGCGTCGAGGTCATCACGCCGAACCCGGGTTCGTCCGGCTCCGCGCGCTGGAACATCCTCGCCGCGTGGGCGCACGCCACCGGCGGCACCGACGACGAGGCGGCCGGCCGCGACTTCATCACCAAGATGCTCAACAACGTCATCGCGCTCCCGTCCAGCGGCCGCGAGGCGACGACCGCCTTCACCGACGGCTCGGGCGACGTCCTCCTCTCCTACGAGAACGAGGCGATCCTGGCCAAGCAGAACGGTGCGGACATCGACTACGTGGTCCCCGACGACACGCTGCTGATCGAGAACCCGGCTGCGGTCACGGTCGACGCGCCCCAGGCCGCGTCCGACTTCCTGTCCTTCCTCACCGGCCCCGAGGCGCAGGCGGACTACGCGTCCTTCGGCTTCCGCCCCGTCGTCGACGGCGTCGACATCCCCGAGGTCGAGGGTGCCAACGACCCGAGCGACCCGTTCCCGACGCCCGGCACGCTCTACACCATCGACGACAACTTCGGTGGCTGGGCCGACGCGGCCCCGAAGTACTTCGGCACCGGTGAAGAGGGCGACGTCCTCGGCATCATCACCGAGCTCCAGCAGAAGACCGGCCAGGAGGGCGAGGAGTAATGTCAGCCGCCCTCACCGGGGCGACGATCGACGCCGCCGGTCCGGCCTCCCCGCAGGGGGGCCGGACCCGGCGCACGACACCCCGCAACACCCTGACCTCCGGGGCTGGCGTGGGGCTCGGGCTGGCCATGATCTGGTTCAGCCTGCTCGTGCTGCTGCCCCTCTCGGCGATCGTGGCCCGTGCAGCCGCAGGCGGGTGGAGCCAGTACTTCACCGTCCTGCAGAACCCGCAGACGTGGAACGCCGTCCAGCTCACGGTGACCCAGTCGATCGTCGTCACCTTGGTCAACGTCGTCGTCGGCACCGTCATCGCCTGGGTCCTCGTGCGGGACCGGTTCTGGGGCCAGAAGCTCCTCAACGTCATCATCGACGTGCCGTTCGCGCTCCCGACCGTCGTGGCAGGCCTGGTCCTGCTCGGCCTCTACGGGCCGAACAGCCCGATCGGGGTGCAGTGGGCCTTCACGCCCAACGCGGTCACGCTCGCGCTCGCCTTCGTGACGCTGCCCTTCATCGTGCGGACCGTGCAGCCGGTGCTCGAGGAGCTCGACACCGACGTCGAGCAAGCCGCGGCGTCGCTCGGCGCGAGCCGCGCCACGATCTTCCGGCGGATCATCCTGCCCAGCCTCGTGCCCGCCATCGCCTCGGGTGCCGCCCTCAGCTTCGCCCGGGCGATCTCGGAGTACGGCTCGCTGGTGCTGCTGAGCGGCAACCGGCCCAACGAGACCGAGGTCGTCTCGGTCCGCGTCCTGTCGTTCATCGAGAACGGCAACTACTCCTCCGCCGCGGCGCTCGCCTCGGTGATGCTCTTCATCGCCCTGCTGGTGATCGTCGCGCTGGACATCCTGCAGAGGAGGGTGGCCCGCCGATGGTGAGCACCTCGACCCCCACCAAGTGGATCCTGCGGCTCGTCGCCGTGGGCTACGTGTTCTTCCTGATCGCCTGGCCCCTCGGGCTCCTGGTGCAGCGCACCTTCGAGGGCGGGCTGACCAACCTCACCGACGCGCTCGGTGACGAGGACGTGGTCGCCGCACTCGCCCTGACCGGCAAGATCGCGCTCGCCGCGGTGCTGATCAACCTCGTCTTCGGCGTGACCATCTCGCTGCTGCTGGTCCGCTACGAGTTCCCCGGCAAGCGCGTGCTGTCCGCGCTGGTCGACCTCCCCCTCTCGGTGTCGCCGGTCGTCGTCGGCCTGGCCCTCGTGCTGGTCTACAACGGCCGCGACGGCTGGCTGGGCCAGGGGCTCGAGGAGGGCGGGATCTCGGTCATCTTCGCCACCCCCGGCCTGGTCATGGCGACCTGCTTCGTCGCGCTCCCGCTCGTGATCCGCGAGGTCGTCCCGGTCCTCAACGAGATCGGCGACGAGCAGGAGCAGGCGGCCCGCAGCCTCGGCGCCAACGGCCCGCAGACCTTCCTGCGGATCACCCTGCCCAGCATCAAGTGGGCGGTCGTGTACGGCGTCGTGCTGAGCCTGGCGCGCTCCGTCGGTGAGTTCGGCGCGGTCAAGGTCGTCTCGGACAACGTCGCCGGCAAGACCCAGACGGCCACCCTCGCGGTCGAGAAGAGCTACCAGAACTTCGCCCAGGGAGAGGCGTACGCCATCGCCTTCCTGCTGGTGATGGTCTGTGTCGCCAGCCTGATCGTGGTCGCCCTCCTCCGTCCCAAAGTCCATGACTGAGCGCCCGCGCGCTCGCACCCGAAAGGTCACCCCATGAGCATCGAAGTGTCAGGGCTGAACAAGAAGTTCGGCGACTTCGTCGCGCTGGATGACGTCAACGTCTCGATCCCGACCGGCCAGCTCACCGCGCTCCTCGGGCCCAGCGGTGGCGGCAAGTCGACCCTCCTGCGCATCATCGCCGGGCTGGAGAAGGGCGACACCGGCACCGTCAGCATCGAGGGGGTCGACGCCACGACCCTGCCGCCGCAGAAGCGCAACGTCGGTTTCGTGTTCCAGCACTACGCGGTCTTCAAGCACATGACCGTCGCCAAGAACGTCGCCTTCGGCCTGGAGATCCGCAAGCGGCCCAAGGACGAGATCGCCCACCGGGTCGACGAGCTGCTCCAGCTCGTGCACCTGTCGCAGTTCGCCCACCGGCTGCCCTCGCAGCTCTCGGGGGGCCAGCGCCAGCGCATGGCCCTGGCCCGTGCGCTCGCCGTGGAGCCCTCGGTCCTGCTGCTCGACGAGCCCTTCGGTGCGCTCGACGCCAAGGTCCGCAAGGAGCTGCGCGAGTGGCTGCGCCGGCTCCACGACGACGTGCACGTCACCACCGTGTTCGTGACCCACGACCAGGAGGAGGCCCTCGAGGTCGCCGACGAGATCGTGGTCATCAACGAGGGTCGCGTCGAGCAGGTCGGCACGCCCGACCAGCTCTACGACGAGCCGGCCAACGACTTCGTGATGTCGTTCCTCGGCGAGGTCACCCACCTCGGAGGCGTCTCGCTGCGGCCCCACGACATCGAGATCGAGACCGCACCGACGCTGGCGGGCGCCGTCGAGGGCACCATCTCGCGGTTGATCCGGATCGGCTTCGAGGTACGCCTCACCGTCCTCACCGTCGACGGAGACGAGGTGTCGGTGGTGGCCACCCGCACCCATGCCCGCGCGCTCGGGCTCGAGGAGGGCGCCAACGTGTGGCTCACCCCGGCCGCCGGCGCGACCGTCGTGCCCCGGATGGCGGTCGCCGGCTGACGCCCACCGCTCCACCCCGGAGGGTGGGCCGTCGGTGGAACAGGTCGATGTGGAGCGCTCGACGCACTACGGTGCGCGGGTGAACATCGGGACGACCCCGCGCGACGCCCTGTGGGCTGCCGTGGAGGCGTTCGACGCCGAGGCCGCCGAGCTCGAGCTCAAGCGGCTCTTCCACGGCATCCCGCTCTCGGGCGCCGTCGCCACGGTCGTCCTGCCGTTCCTCGCCGACGTCGGTGACCGGTGGGAGGACGGATCGCTCTCCGTGGCGCACGAGCACTTCGTGAGCGAGCTCGTGCGCCGCAGGCTCGTCACCGTGTCGGCCGATGCGCGCGGCGCGGTCACGGACGACGCTCCGGTGGTCCTGCTCGCCTGCCCGGCGGGGGAACGGCACGACATGGTGCTGCTGTGCGTGGCCCTGATGCTGGGCGAGCGCGGCGTCCGGACGCGCTTCCTCGGGGCCGACACGCCGGTGCCCGCGATCGCGACCGCCGCGCGCGGGACGGGCGCCGACGCGGTCGTGCTCGCCGCGACCCGGCCGACGGTCTTCACCGCACACAGCTCGGCGCTGCGACGGCTGGCCGACGACCACCCGCTCTACATCGCGGGCAAGGGTGCGGACGACCACATCGGTGCGGAGATCGGTGCCGTGGCGCTGACCGCGGATCCCGTGCGCGCCGTGGCGGAGCTGGTGGGCGCGCTGGCGCGGGCCCGCGGCGGCTGGTGAGGCCCGCGCGCGACTAGCCCCGCGCGGGCTTCGCGACGCGGAACGTCGTCGTCGTACGCGGCCCCTTGCCGACGCTGTTGACCGCGGTCACGGTCACCGTGAGCTTGCCCACCTTCAGCTTGCTCCGCTTCAGGGTGATCTTCGTCTTCGTGCGCTTCTCGGTGAGCAAGGCCTTCTTGCCGAGCGTGACCTTCACCTTGTAGCCGGTCACCGTCGACGCGGGGGCCTTCCAGGTCACCTTCCACGACACGCCCGTCGACTTGCCCGCGACCTTCAGCTGGGTGACCTTGAGCGGTACGGCCGGGGTGGGTGTCGGGGTGGGTGTCGGGGTGGGTGTCGGGGTGGGCGTCGGGGTGGGGGTGGGTAGCGGAGTGGGCGCCGGAAGCGGGGCGAAGGTGAGGACGCTCCGATAGCCCCTTACGGTGAGCTGGCCCGTCGAATCCACTGCTACGCCTGTGGGCGAGTCAAGCTCGGTGGCTCCCCCTGTGAGACGCGCATATGGCGCAGTGTCTCCTCCTGGTGCGCCAGACGCCCAGGCAAGCACCGCGCCGAGCTCGCCAGCACTGCTGTCGGCGACGTACAGGTTCCCCTGTTGGTCGAACGTCATCGCGAACGGACTGCTCAGCCCGGTGTTCGGTCCGGCGATGCGGCGGATCGGTGCGACGTCGTTGCCTGCGTTGGGTGGGTAGGTAGAGATGGACTTGGCGTTCGGATTGGCCACGTGGATGTTTCCCGAGCTGTCGAGTGCGACGTCAGTCGGGCGGTCCAGGCCAGTGCGTGCACCCCTGATGGTCCGGCTCGGTGGGGTGTTGCCAGTGGCGGTGGGCGCGAACCACAGGACAGAGTCAGCCTCGCGGTTGGCGACGTAGAGCCCGCCCTGCGGATCGAGAGCCAAGCCGTAGGGCCAGGAGAGGCCTGGCTGCGGGCCTTCGATCCGATCTGCCGGACGAGTGTCGCCCGACGCACCTGCGGCGAAGATCAGGATCTTCCAACTCGTACCCTTGCCTTCGCTCACGTAGATCCGGCCGTCGGGTGCGACGGCCATGCCCCACGCCCATACGAGCTCGGTCAAGGCGCCGGTGATCCGGCGGACCGGTGCCTGGTTGCCCACCTGACCGGCGTCGAAGACCAGGATGGAGTCCGCGAGGAGCACGTAACGCCGCCCGGCGGCGTCGACGGCGACGTCCTTGATCTCGGTGAGACTGGTGTTGCCACCAACCAGTCGGGCGATCGGCGGCGTGTTGATGGCGGCCGCGAGGGCCGGCCCGACGCCGCAGAGCACCAGGGCGAGAGCGAGGGCCAACGCCCTCCAGCGCGTGATCATGCGCCGGAGTATGCGCCCGCGCGACGGGGAGGGCCAGAGTGCTGGCCCCCGAATCACCGATAGTTGGTGAACTGCACCGCGAACTCGTAGTCCTGCGACTTCACCAGCTGCTGCACGGCCTGCAGGTCGTCGCGCTTCTTCGACGACACCCGGAGCTCGTCGCCCTGGACCTGCGCCTTGACGCCCTTGGGGCCCTCGTCGCGGATCAGCTTGGAGATCTTCTTGGCGTCCTCGGAGGTGATGCCCTCCTTGAGCGCGATGTCGATCTTGGACACCTGGCCGGACTGGCGCGGCTCGGAGGTGTCGAGGATCTTCAGGCTCTGGTTGCGCTTGATCAACTTGTCCTGGAAGACGCTGAGCACCGCGCTGGCACGGTCGTCGGCGGAGGCGGTGATCTCGATGGCCGTCTCGCCCTTCCACTCGATGGTGGCGCCGGTGCCCTTGAAGTCGAAGCGGGTGGCGATCTCGCGAGCGGCCTGGCTCAGGGCGTTGTCGACCTCCTGGCGGTCCAGCTTGCTCACGATGTCGAAGCTCGAGTCAGCCATTTCTTGTGCCTCCTAGTGGGGGCTCTGCGAGCGCCCCGGCGATTCGTGGTGAAGTCCGTGCCTTGCTATTGTTCCGCACGGCCCGGCAGGTTGCCCGAGCGGCCAAAGGGAGCTGACTGTAAATCAGCCGGCATTGCCTACAGAGGTTCGAATCCTCTACCTGCCACTGGACGGATCAACGGGTCCAGTCGCAAGACCCCCGCACCGCGTGCGGGGGTCTCGTGCGTTCCGGGCCCGGCTGATTGACTGCCGGGGTGAGCCACCCGATCTCCTCCACCCCCTCGGTGCCCTTCGGTCCCGACGACGCCTGGCTGGACGCCGAGTGCCGTCGCCTCCTCGACTTCGGCCGCCGGGTCGTCCACCCGACCGGCGGCGCGGCGTGGCTCGACGACGACGGTGCGCCGGACCTCTCGCGGCCGGTCCACACGTGGATCACGAGCCGGATGGTGCACGTGTTCGGCCTCGGCGCTCTGATGGGCGTCGAGGGCAGTGCGTCGATCGCGACCGCGGCGCTCGCCGGGTTGCGTACGACGTTGCGCGACCCCGAGCACGGCGGCTGGTTCGGGTCGGTCGACGCGGGCGGCGCGCCGGTCGAGGAGACCAAGGCCTGCTACGCCCATGCCTTCGTGATGCTCGCGGGCTCCACCGCCGTGGTCGCCGGCCTGCCCGGCGCCGCGCCGTTGCTCGAGGAGGCGACGGACGTCTTCCTCGAGCGGTTCTGGGACGACTCGCTCGGCCGGGTCGCCGACGAGTGGGACCGCGCGTGGACCGCGCCCCTGCCCTACCGCGGCCTCAACTCGAGCATGCACTCCGTCGAGGCGATGCTCGCCGTCGGTGACGCCACGGGCGACCGCGCCTGGCACGACCGCGCCGCCCGGATCGCGGAGATGGTGGTCGACCTCGCCGCGGCCCACGAAGGTCGCCTGCCCGAGCACTTCGGACCGGACTGGTCGCCCGACCTCGAGCTCAACCGCGACCGGCCCGACGACCCGTTCAAGCCCTACGGTGCGACCGTCGGGCACGGCCTTGAGTGGGCGCGCCTGCTGCTCCACCTCGAGGCGACCCTCGGCGACTCCGCCCCCGCCGGCCTCCTCGACACCTCCCGCCTCCTCTTCGACCGGGCGGTCGCAGACGGATGGGACGTCGACGGCGCACCGGGCTTCGTC
This genomic interval carries:
- a CDS encoding 2-oxoacid:ferredoxin oxidoreductase subunit beta → MTTSVPADLGLPGLRSGTENVPTTDEPQTGKDFTSDQEVRWCPGCGDYAVLKAVQSFLPDLGLRRENIVFVSGIGCSSRFPYYLDTYGMHSIHGRAPSIATGIATAREDLSVWVVTGDGDALSIGGNHLIHALRRNVNMTILLFNNRIYGLTKGQYSPTSEAGKVTKSTPMGSVDHPFNPVSLALGAEASFVARTIDSDRKHLTAVLAAAAAHRGTSLVEIYQNCPIFNDGAFDAIKSPDTKGDAIIPLVHGEPITFSAGTRGLVRDNASGGVAIVDTADVPAEQLLVHDAHNADPSQAFAISRLTDMGYLNQTPIGIFRQVQRTTYDDAAREQVTAASQASAGNGTADQSARLAALIGGGDTWTIL
- a CDS encoding 2-oxoacid:acceptor oxidoreductase subunit alpha, which codes for MVAAEKEVKQLDRVIIRFAGDSGDGMQLTGDRFTQETAAFGNDLVTLPNFPAEIRAPQGTLPGVSSFQVHFADHDILTAGDAPDVLVAMNPAALRANLGDLHKGATIIVDTHDFTARNLSKAGYQDNPLDGDTLDAYAVHPVDLTGMTIEAVKDFGLSRKDASRAKNMFALGLLSWMYGRPTDPTTTFLGKRFAKVPDIRDANLAAFTAGWNFGETTETFAVQYEIKPAVMPPGTYRNITGNLALAYGLVAGSVQSGLPVFLGTYPITPASDILHELSKHKSFGVTTFQAEDEIAGVGAAIGASYAGHLGVTSTSGPGVALKSEAIGLAVMTELPLVVVDVQRGGPSTGLPTKTEQADLLQAMFGRNGEAPVPIVAPQSPGDCFAAAVEATRIAVTYRTPVLLLSDGYLANGSEPWRVPTVDELPVIDPDFATEKNHGSGEDAEFWPYLRDEATLARPWAIPGTPGLEHRIGGLEKGDGHGNISYDPANHDFMVRTRQAKVDRIADTIPPVEVDDPSGEAKVLVLGWGSTYGPIGAGVRRVRKAGYHVAQAHLRHLNPFPSNLGEVLTGYDKVLVPEMNLGQLSLLLRAKYLVDAVGYNHVRGLPLKATELAHAIGELVGQAEGIDIDLGVWGEPTQKEHI
- a CDS encoding glycosyl hydrolase family 18 protein produces the protein MSTLAPRSRRGRVAGLLAGAVASAVLLPFALAAPASTLAPAGSTAAAACAGTAWTSAATYTGGAEVTHGGHNWRAKWWTQGETPGTTGEWGVWQDLGACGGTTTPPTTPPTTTPPTTPPTTNPPTTGPGGKKVIGYFTNWGTYARNFHAKNLDTNGSASKLTHILYAFGNVQNGRCTIGDSYADYEKAYTADQSVDGVADTWDQDLRGNFNQLRKLKAKYPHLKVIWSFGGWTWSGGFTQAAQDPAAFASSCHDLVEDPRWADVFDGIDIDWEYPNACGLTCDSSGNQAFPRLMQALRGEFGSDLVTAAITADGTSGGKIEAGGYDAAAQYVDWYMPMTYDYFGAFAAQGPTAPHSPLSSYPGIPTNGFDSSTAIAKLKQLGIPSSKLLLGIGFYGRGWTGVTQDAPGGSATGPAPGTYEQGIEDYKVLKNTCPATGTVGGTAYAKCGNQWWSYDTPATIGTKMAYANDQGLAGAFFWELSGDTSNGELITAVSNGLN
- a CDS encoding sulfate ABC transporter substrate-binding protein; translated protein: MQNRSRAALAAALVGALATLSACGGGSGSGSDDSTALRLSGFSILETANEGIFEDFQATDEGADVEFEPSYGASGDQSRAVADGSKADVVHYSLETDITRLVDAGIVADDWKDNATNGIATSSVVVFVVRSGNPDNITSWDDLVKPGVEVITPNPGSSGSARWNILAAWAHATGGTDDEAAGRDFITKMLNNVIALPSSGREATTAFTDGSGDVLLSYENEAILAKQNGADIDYVVPDDTLLIENPAAVTVDAPQAASDFLSFLTGPEAQADYASFGFRPVVDGVDIPEVEGANDPSDPFPTPGTLYTIDDNFGGWADAAPKYFGTGEEGDVLGIITELQQKTGQEGEE
- the cysT gene encoding sulfate ABC transporter permease subunit CysT, with translation MSAALTGATIDAAGPASPQGGRTRRTTPRNTLTSGAGVGLGLAMIWFSLLVLLPLSAIVARAAAGGWSQYFTVLQNPQTWNAVQLTVTQSIVVTLVNVVVGTVIAWVLVRDRFWGQKLLNVIIDVPFALPTVVAGLVLLGLYGPNSPIGVQWAFTPNAVTLALAFVTLPFIVRTVQPVLEELDTDVEQAAASLGASRATIFRRIILPSLVPAIASGAALSFARAISEYGSLVLLSGNRPNETEVVSVRVLSFIENGNYSSAAALASVMLFIALLVIVALDILQRRVARRW
- a CDS encoding sulfate ABC transporter permease, with amino-acid sequence MVSTSTPTKWILRLVAVGYVFFLIAWPLGLLVQRTFEGGLTNLTDALGDEDVVAALALTGKIALAAVLINLVFGVTISLLLVRYEFPGKRVLSALVDLPLSVSPVVVGLALVLVYNGRDGWLGQGLEEGGISVIFATPGLVMATCFVALPLVIREVVPVLNEIGDEQEQAARSLGANGPQTFLRITLPSIKWAVVYGVVLSLARSVGEFGAVKVVSDNVAGKTQTATLAVEKSYQNFAQGEAYAIAFLLVMVCVASLIVVALLRPKVHD